Proteins encoded together in one Mycobacterium simiae window:
- a CDS encoding haloalkane dehalogenase has protein sequence MHVLRTPDYRFENLPGYSFQPHYVEVSAADSTMLRVHYVDEGPADAPVVLLLHGEPSWSYLYRHMIPVLADARLRAVAIDLVGFGRSDKPADRSDYSYQAHVDWTRAAIETIGLRDITLFCQDWGGLIGLRLVAETPELFARVVASNTFLPTGDEKPSEAFLAWQKYSQQTRVLKVGQIIDGATVSALPPEVIAGYDAPFPDDSFKAGARQFPTLVPTSPSDPAAPANRAAWAALGSYDKPFLCAFSDSDPVTRGGDAALASHVPGARNHPPVTIESAGHFLQEDKGDELAHLVTAFISATS, from the coding sequence TTGCACGTATTGCGCACTCCTGATTACCGTTTCGAGAACCTACCGGGCTATTCGTTTCAACCTCACTACGTCGAGGTGAGCGCCGCCGACTCGACCATGTTGCGGGTGCACTACGTCGACGAGGGGCCAGCAGACGCTCCCGTGGTGCTACTACTTCACGGCGAGCCATCCTGGTCGTATCTATATCGTCACATGATTCCCGTCCTTGCAGACGCTAGGCTGCGCGCGGTTGCGATCGACCTGGTCGGTTTCGGCCGCAGCGACAAACCAGCCGACCGAAGCGATTACAGCTATCAGGCCCATGTCGACTGGACTCGCGCGGCCATCGAAACGATCGGGTTGCGCGACATCACACTGTTCTGCCAAGACTGGGGCGGGCTGATCGGATTGCGTCTCGTGGCAGAAACCCCCGAATTGTTCGCCCGAGTCGTCGCCTCAAACACATTCCTACCAACCGGCGACGAAAAACCCAGCGAAGCATTCCTCGCCTGGCAGAAATACAGCCAGCAGACGCGGGTCCTCAAAGTTGGGCAAATCATCGATGGCGCAACCGTGTCCGCCCTCCCGCCAGAGGTGATCGCAGGGTACGACGCCCCTTTCCCCGACGACTCTTTCAAGGCGGGCGCCCGTCAATTCCCTACTTTGGTACCCACCAGCCCATCCGATCCCGCCGCCCCGGCCAATCGGGCCGCCTGGGCGGCGCTGGGCAGCTACGACAAGCCCTTCCTATGCGCATTCTCGGATTCCGACCCCGTCACCCGCGGAGGTGACGCGGCGCTTGCCTCACACGTCCCCGGGGCACGCAATCATCCACCCGTCACCATCGAGAGCGCCGGCCATTTCCTACAAGAGGACAAGGGCGATGAACTGGCTCACCTCGTGACAGCCTTCATCAGCGCCACCTCTTAA
- a CDS encoding TetR/AcrR family transcriptional regulator, with protein sequence MATGDGLPRRRAPGASTERGRRTRAAIVEAAATIMYENGVAAASLDDVLAASGTGKSQLYHYFSSKSDLVAAVIDHQLERVLAAQPALAEVDSIAGIERWARAVLRVHRQPNGPFACPLGSIAAELKNDPAFRPALAAAFARWERPFADGLRTMQKRGELSRREKPDRLATTIVATLQGGMLLARISKDLAPLRDALNLAVDNIRQRLIDPAQPQS encoded by the coding sequence ATGGCTACCGGCGATGGGTTGCCGCGGAGGCGGGCTCCGGGGGCGAGCACCGAGCGGGGTCGGCGCACCCGCGCCGCGATCGTCGAGGCCGCGGCCACAATTATGTATGAGAACGGCGTAGCCGCGGCCTCGCTCGACGATGTTCTAGCAGCATCAGGAACCGGCAAGTCGCAGTTGTACCACTATTTTTCCAGCAAGTCTGACCTGGTAGCCGCTGTAATAGACCATCAGCTGGAGCGGGTCTTAGCGGCTCAGCCGGCCCTGGCAGAGGTGGATTCCATTGCAGGCATCGAGCGTTGGGCGCGGGCAGTATTGCGGGTACATCGGCAACCCAACGGGCCGTTCGCCTGTCCGCTGGGTTCCATCGCCGCGGAGCTGAAGAATGATCCCGCGTTTCGTCCGGCATTGGCGGCCGCCTTCGCACGATGGGAACGGCCATTTGCCGACGGGCTGCGCACGATGCAAAAGCGCGGCGAACTCAGCCGTCGTGAGAAGCCCGACCGCCTCGCGACGACGATCGTGGCCACATTGCAGGGTGGCATGCTGCTGGCCCGGATCAGCAAGGACCTCGCTCCGCTCCGTGATGCGTTGAATCTCGCTGTGGACAACATCCGACAACGACTGATCGACCCCGCGCAGCCGCAGTCTTGA
- a CDS encoding SDR family NAD(P)-dependent oxidoreductase: MTDNAFLITGANAGIGKDVARQLALRPEVDSIYLACRDTSKAESARADLQRATGREVFKIVIMDTADTDSVRAALDAIGQPLRAVLLNAGGTGGSRPMAHSADGATTIFASNVLGHAVLLEGLIAAGSLTSTAVLTGSEAARGVGKLRIKRPTFASRSVEEFTSVIDGSFFHGRKFDLKLAYGQVKYLGALWMSALARRHPDLRLLTVSPGNTSGTGALRDLPKVPRVMAQHVVMPYIAPLFGMSHSLEIGARRLVDALIEDSLATGGFYASAATMLTGPVCDQSSILSDFADIVIQDNAYHAVHRFLDKAKGTPPQAARRGQLN; encoded by the coding sequence TTGACTGATAATGCGTTCCTGATCACCGGCGCAAATGCGGGGATAGGTAAGGATGTTGCGCGACAGTTGGCGCTACGTCCCGAAGTCGACTCCATCTATCTGGCATGCCGCGACACGTCCAAAGCGGAATCCGCACGTGCGGATCTCCAGCGCGCCACGGGTCGAGAGGTCTTCAAGATCGTGATTATGGATACGGCCGACACGGATTCGGTCCGTGCTGCGCTCGACGCCATCGGTCAGCCGCTACGGGCCGTTTTACTAAATGCCGGCGGCACAGGCGGTTCCAGGCCGATGGCGCACAGTGCGGATGGCGCTACGACAATCTTTGCCTCCAATGTGCTGGGTCACGCGGTATTGCTCGAGGGGCTGATCGCCGCTGGATCGCTGACATCTACTGCGGTGCTGACCGGAAGTGAGGCCGCCCGCGGGGTGGGGAAACTGCGGATCAAGCGGCCGACGTTCGCCAGCCGATCGGTCGAGGAATTCACGTCGGTCATCGATGGGTCGTTCTTCCACGGGCGCAAGTTTGACCTCAAGCTCGCCTACGGGCAGGTGAAATATCTCGGTGCGCTATGGATGTCCGCGTTGGCACGCAGACACCCCGATCTGCGGCTTCTCACCGTAAGCCCGGGAAATACCTCGGGCACCGGGGCGCTGCGCGACCTGCCCAAGGTACCGAGGGTCATGGCGCAGCACGTTGTCATGCCTTACATCGCACCGCTTTTCGGCATGTCACATTCGCTGGAAATTGGCGCGAGACGGCTGGTCGACGCCTTGATCGAGGACAGCCTCGCAACCGGAGGGTTCTACGCCAGTGCGGCCACCATGCTCACCGGCCCGGTATGCGACCAGTCGAGCATCCTCTCCGATTTTGCGGACATCGTGATTCAAGACAACGCATATCACGCGGTCCACCGGTTTCTGGACAAAGCGAAGGGCACGCCACCGCAGGCCGCGAGACGAGGGCAATTGAACTGA